DNA sequence from the Oscillospiraceae bacterium genome:
AGGGAGATCCATTTGGGGTCCATTTTGATGAATTGTTTGAGGATTTGGGTGAGCATGGTGACGGCCGCCACCATGCCCGCGAAAGTGCCCAGGTAATCCAGCGTGACAAACTCGTTCATAGCCGACTCCCTTCGTGCGCCCGATGAGGACAGATGTGGCCGCCGCTCACGGTGGCAGGCGAGACGTTAGTACCTCGTTGCCGCGAAGCGGCAACAAAAAACAAGAATTTGGGTTGTGGGTTGCAGGTGAAACCCACGTTAGACATATGGAGTATCCTATGCGGTTGACGCATAAAAAAGACGCCGGACGACCGGCGCAGAGATTTTACAATTAATGGAAATCTGTCAGTTTGTCCATTGGCTGTGGATGATGGCCACGACTTTGTACGCGCCGCGGACGTTTTCAAACACGATCTTCAGGCTGCTCCAATCAAGGCCCTCCTGGGCCGGGTCCAGCATGGAGATGTTGAGCTCGACAAAACGGGCTTCCGGGAAGGCTTCGGCCACATTTTCGGTGGCGTTGCCCGTCTTGATCAGTGTGTTGACGCCGACGACGGAAGCCTGGGTGTAGTCCCGGTTGTTCAAATAACGACGGAAGAAATCGACGGGCGTGCTCTGGATGGGCGCGCCCTCGCCGTCCGTCACACCCCAGATGTACACATTTTTGTCGGATGCGAACCGGCGCACCTCGGCGGCGGTGAAAAGCAGATTTCTCTCCGGCAGCACCGTGGAGTAGGGGACAAACAAGATACCCTTCTCCGGGTGAACCCAGTCTGCCAGTTTGGCGAAGTCCTCCTGCTTGAGACAGTTCACCACGGTGAACGCGTTTTCCACCAGCGCGGCGCTCGACGTCGACACATCGGCCGGTTTTTCCGGCCAGAGAACGGGACGCAGTGTCGTCACAGCGCCGGCGCCCAGCAAGCAGCCCGCCAGAAAGACGGCTGCCAGAAGGCCCGGGGCGCGGTGGCGCGCAATCTGTGTTTTTGAGGCGTGTACGGGTGGCATAGGGCCTCACCTCCAGGTGCGGTCGGAAACCTCACCGTTCCAACGACTCCAGTATAACGCATTTAAAACACAATTTCAACAAGAGAATATTCCCTATTCGTTGCTGTTTTGGTGATATTTTACAGATATATCCAACAATAAGAGGGAATTTCGTCGAAATTTGGGGAACATTTTATGTAATTTATAAAAATATCAAGTTTTTTATCCGCACACAGGCGCGGGCCGGCGCATTTTGGCACGAAGAATAGGCGCTATTGCAGCGATGCGTCGCAGTAGGCGCAGAAGCCCTCTTTTTCGAGAGGCGGCAGGTAAGGTTCCCGCGCCGTGATGCAGTGGGGGTTTGCGCACAGCCGGGCGCCGTCGTAATAGGCGATGTCCGGCAGCGTGCGTGCGGGGTCGGAAAGCAGGTCGAGCAGCAGGGCCATCCGAATGTACATGCCGAACCGCGCCTGTTCGAAGTAGACAGCCCGGGGGTCGCCGTCCACGTCCGGGTGAATCTCATCCACCCGGGGCAGCGGATGCATGACCAGCAGGTCCGGCCGCGCGGCCCGCATCTTGGAGGCCGTGAGAATATAGACGCCCCGGTGCTTTTCATATTCCAGCGGATCCGAGAACCGCTCCCGCTGGATCCGCGTCATATACAAAACGTCGAGCTGCGACATCGTCGCGTCCAGTCCGGTCACCTCCACATAGCGCTGACCGTTTTCATGCAGGAAGGCGCGGAGGTAGTCCGGGATGGCCAGCGCGCGGGGGGAGATCAGGTAAAAGCTGACGCCGGGGAAGCGGCTGAGCGCGCGGATCAGCGAGTGAACCGTACGGCCGTGTTTTAGGTCCCCGCAAAAGCCGATGTTCAACCCGTCGATACCGCCGCGCAGCCGGGTGACGGTGGCGAGATCTGTCAAAGTCTGCGTGGGGTGCATGTGTCCGCCGTCGCCGGCGTTGATGACCGGGGTGCGGGCGTAAAGCGACGCGGCCAGCGCGGCGCCTTCGCAGGGGTGGCGCAGCACAATCACGTCGGCGTAGCCGGAACACATGATGATGGTGTCTTTCAGCGATTCCCCTTTTGACACCGAGGTGCTGCCCGGCTCGCTCATCGCGAACACGCTGCCGCCCAGCCGGTGCATGGCCACCTGAAACGAGAAACTCGTGCGGGTGGAGGGCTCGTAAAAGAGCGCGCCCAGCACATGGCCGCGCGCGCGTTCGCGGTAGTCGGCCGGACGGCGGAGAATCTCGTCAAACTGTCGGTAGAGCGCCGCCCACTCCGCCAACGTCAGGTCGGAGAAATCGATAAAGTGCCGCATGTGCTCACGTCCCCCGGCAAATTCTTTCCGACCCAGTATATCACACCGCGGAGGCGCTGACAATCAAAACCCGGCGACGATGGGCTCGGGACGATGGGTTCGGAAAGATTGGTGAAATGGTTTTTTAGCGCTTGCCTCACGACCTGCGGCGCGGATACGGCTTGTCAACCGCCGGCATTTGCGGTATGATAAAGCGGTATGATAAATGGGAGTGTTTTTCCCGCTTCGGGTCGCGCGCCGGGCGCACCCGGGGGCGGGGTGGGGAGCGGATCTTTTCATGGTTGACGTCGCGGTGCTCATCCCCTGCCACAACGAGGAACAGACGATCGGCCGGGTGATCGACGACTTCCGCCGGGTGCTGCCGGAGGCCGCCGTCTTTGTGTGCGACAACCGGTCGACGGACCGCACGGCCGAGACGGCGGCGGCCCACGGCGCGCATGTGCTGCGGGAGATGCGCCAGGGCAAGGGATTTGCGATGCGCCGGCTGTTTGATGCGGTGGAGGCCGCCGCCTACTTGATGGTGGACGGTGACTGCACCTACCCCGCCGACGCCGCGGAAGTCCTGCTGCAGCCGGTGCTCGCCGGCGAGGCCGACATGGCGGTGGGCGACCGGATCTCGGGCGGCGCGTACGCCCGGGAGAACCGGCGCGCCTTTCACGGCGCCGGCAACAGGCTGGTGCGCGCGCTGGTCAACCGGCTGTACGGCGTGCGTCTGCACGACATCATGAGCGGGTACCGCGCGTTGAGCCGCCGGTTCGTCAAGACACTGCCGGTCATCAGCCCCGGCTTTGAGATAGAGACAGAGATGACGTTGCACGCGCTGGCCTATCACCTGCCCGTGTGCGAGTGCCCCGTGGCGTACCGCGACCGTCCGGTCGGCAGTCGTTC
Encoded proteins:
- the pyrB gene encoding aspartate carbamoyltransferase gives rise to the protein MRHFIDFSDLTLAEWAALYRQFDEILRRPADYRERARGHVLGALFYEPSTRTSFSFQVAMHRLGGSVFAMSEPGSTSVSKGESLKDTIIMCSGYADVIVLRHPCEGAALAASLYARTPVINAGDGGHMHPTQTLTDLATVTRLRGGIDGLNIGFCGDLKHGRTVHSLIRALSRFPGVSFYLISPRALAIPDYLRAFLHENGQRYVEVTGLDATMSQLDVLYMTRIQRERFSDPLEYEKHRGVYILTASKMRAARPDLLVMHPLPRVDEIHPDVDGDPRAVYFEQARFGMYIRMALLLDLLSDPARTLPDIAYYDGARLCANPHCITAREPYLPPLEKEGFCAYCDASLQ
- a CDS encoding glycosyltransferase family 2 protein, whose amino-acid sequence is MVDVAVLIPCHNEEQTIGRVIDDFRRVLPEAAVFVCDNRSTDRTAETAAAHGAHVLREMRQGKGFAMRRLFDAVEAAAYLMVDGDCTYPADAAEVLLQPVLAGEADMAVGDRISGGAYARENRRAFHGAGNRLVRALVNRLYGVRLHDIMSGYRALSRRFVKTLPVISPGFEIETEMTLHALAYHLPVCECPVAYRDRPVGSRSKLNTLSDGFRVMRMILAVFKDYRPMVFCALLGALCMLAGLLTGLPVVVEYIRTALVSKIPSAILAVGLIVSALLCFACGLILDTIGRHARRQHILLCRLLEHVWALEKEE